The following coding sequences are from one Hippopotamus amphibius kiboko isolate mHipAmp2 chromosome 9, mHipAmp2.hap2, whole genome shotgun sequence window:
- the LOC130829358 gene encoding olfactory receptor 52B4-like, whose protein sequence is MTTLNHIGVSHTVFHLLGIPGLEDQHLWISIPFFISYVITLLGNSLLTFIILTKRSLHEPMYLFLCMLAGADLVLSTCTVPQALAIFWFRAGEISLNRCITQVFFFSFTFMSESGILLVMAFDRCIAICYPLRYTTILTHKLIGKIGVTIFMRSYCAIFPMVFLLKRLTFCQNNVIPHTFCEHIGLAKYDCNDIRVNIWYGFFVLMSTVVLDALLILVSYVLILHAVFHMPSQDARHKALNTCGSHVCIIILFYGPGIFTTLTQRFGQNIPPHIHILLANVCILAPPMLNPIIYGIKTKHI, encoded by the coding sequence ATGACAACCTTAAACCACATTGGTGTGAGCCACACAGTCTTCCACTTGCTGGGCATCCCTGGCCTGGAGGACCAGCACCTGTGGATCTCCATCCCCTTCTTCATTTCCTATGTCATCACCCTGCTTGGGAACAGCCTGCTCACCTTCATCATCCTCACAAAGCGCAGCCTCCATGAACCCATGTACCTCTTCCTCTGCATGCTGGCCGGAGCAGACCTTGTCCTCTCCACGTGCACAGTACCGCAGGCCTTGGCCATCTTCTGGTTCCGTGCTGGGGAGATTTCTCTGAATCGCTGTATCactcaggtttttttcttctctttcactttcaTGTCTGAGTCAGGGATCTTGCTGGTGATGGCATTTGACCGCTGCATTGCCATATGCTACCCACTGAGGTACACCACTATTCTTACACATAAACTGATTGGGAAAATTGGTGTTACCATCTTTATGCGAAGTTATTGTGCAATTTTCCCCATggtatttcttttgaaaagattGACTTTCTGCCAAAATAATGTCATTCCACACACCTTTTGTGAACACATTGGCTTGGCCAAATATGATTGTAATGACATTCGAGTGAACATCTGGTatggattttttgttctaatgtCAACAGTGGTCTTAGATGCCCTGTTAATTTTGGTTTCCTATGTGCTGATTCTCCATGCTGTCTTCCACATGCCTTCCCAAGATGCTCGTCACAAAGCTCTCAACACGTGTGGCTCCCATGTCTGCATCATCATCCTCTTTTATGGGCCTGGAATCTTCACAACCCTTACTCAGAGGTTTGGCCAGAACATTCCACCTCATATCCACATCTTGTTGGCTAATGTGTGCATTCTGGCTCCACCTATGCTGAATCCCATCATTTATGGGATCAAGACCAAGCACATCTGA